Proteins from one Pirellulales bacterium genomic window:
- a CDS encoding BlaI/MecI/CopY family transcriptional regulator: MTEVSISDGEWQVMNVVWTAHPLAAQDVIGRLAGEVDWAPATVKTMLHRLVKKNVLAYESQGNRYVYRPRVRRSDCVKKASRSFLRRVFGGESAPLLAHFLRTSKLSPDEIAQLRQILSEQEQS; this comes from the coding sequence ATGACAGAAGTTTCGATTTCAGATGGCGAATGGCAAGTGATGAACGTCGTCTGGACCGCCCATCCGCTGGCGGCCCAGGACGTGATTGGCAGGCTGGCCGGCGAGGTGGATTGGGCGCCGGCGACTGTCAAGACCATGCTGCATCGGCTGGTTAAGAAGAACGTGCTGGCCTATGAGTCGCAAGGGAATCGGTACGTTTATCGTCCCCGCGTCCGCCGCTCGGACTGCGTCAAGAAGGCTAGCCGGTCATTTTTGCGGCGCGTGTTCGGCGGTGAATCGGCTCCGCTGCTGGCACATTTCCTGCGCACCTCGAAGTTGTCGCCCGACGAAATTGCCCAACTGCGTCAAATCCTCAGCGAACAGGAGCAATCATGA
- a CDS encoding M56 family metallopeptidase, with amino-acid sequence MNGFTDLVSGVLIWSEEGLGLAIDAGALAALLATIVLAVNVFVRRWLSARQMGLLWGLVLLRLLLPVAPPSSFSLQNLLPSFVSEGGEPRDIDPQPAAGYMYAAPQPQPYEAAELALAASPPTGPDLTEPGDNVAAMLRLVWLAGAAVFMLATLIGHGRFCRRLRRAQPIDDPKLCDLWKSCRQMAGVRVDVPMLLFDGVEQPAVSGMLRPKLLLPPHVADLDEQQLRMVMLHELAHVRRWHVAANWLLVIIRAAHWWNPVFWLAAARFQSLREQACDAFALERIDGVSSHSYGELLLALADRRQSASWRIVLPVSILGFLPTYLRKRAMGNRLRALRAAGVKRSGWHTATVSGMVALAAACGLTDAGSAQAPPPQRWFNWLPDAGFDLNHWDSAPEVDRGPLVTRTYAVAKALERIADDERSEDKAARKLKALLIHTLAGMEGHYRSPDKAAAAVALPAPVATRLQEPDMHVMADRPSAEERVTLTGTALTVTASPGAHAEIARNLQAWEQSGLAQICVETRFVTDDRDIASASGISWRYLEAFSADGTETFAAEASGGMPVVHASAAVEYYLPIAVANLSRKQASAFVNRAQDSRQANLLQAPKITLFNGQRGTLFDFTQTPFVVGIHEDLAGRQQPKIEVIDEGTTLTLRAIQSPNDAKVQIEAGVELSEISGVGTVSTLFHGEPTSIQIPRVKRCRIDVASELPDGESLLIGCIPSYEQKRFSYILLTVRSLGAIADDSP; translated from the coding sequence ATGAACGGATTCACCGATCTCGTCAGTGGTGTATTAATCTGGTCGGAAGAAGGCTTGGGGCTGGCCATCGACGCGGGCGCTTTGGCCGCACTACTGGCAACAATCGTGCTGGCTGTCAACGTCTTTGTTCGCCGCTGGCTTTCGGCGCGGCAAATGGGCCTCTTGTGGGGCTTGGTGCTGCTGCGATTGCTGCTTCCGGTCGCGCCGCCGAGCTCATTCAGTCTGCAGAATCTCTTGCCTTCGTTTGTCAGCGAAGGCGGTGAGCCTCGCGACATCGATCCTCAACCAGCCGCAGGCTATATGTACGCTGCGCCCCAACCGCAGCCGTATGAAGCAGCCGAGTTGGCGCTCGCTGCGTCGCCTCCCACCGGACCGGACTTAACGGAGCCTGGCGACAACGTCGCGGCGATGCTGCGATTGGTTTGGCTCGCCGGAGCGGCCGTGTTCATGCTGGCGACGTTGATCGGTCATGGGCGGTTTTGCCGCCGGTTAAGACGGGCGCAACCGATTGACGACCCCAAGTTGTGCGATCTTTGGAAATCATGTCGTCAAATGGCCGGAGTGCGTGTCGATGTACCGATGCTGCTGTTCGACGGCGTCGAGCAGCCGGCCGTGTCGGGCATGTTACGGCCCAAGCTGCTCTTGCCGCCGCATGTTGCTGATCTCGATGAACAGCAATTGCGGATGGTGATGCTGCATGAGCTGGCACATGTGCGGCGCTGGCATGTCGCCGCCAATTGGCTGCTGGTTATCATTCGCGCGGCGCACTGGTGGAACCCGGTTTTCTGGCTGGCGGCTGCACGGTTTCAAAGTCTGCGCGAGCAGGCCTGCGACGCCTTTGCGCTCGAACGTATCGACGGAGTTTCGTCCCATAGTTACGGCGAGTTGCTGCTGGCGCTCGCCGACCGTCGTCAATCGGCGTCGTGGCGGATTGTGTTGCCCGTGTCGATCCTCGGTTTTCTGCCGACCTACCTTCGCAAACGCGCCATGGGCAACCGGCTTAGGGCGTTGCGCGCGGCGGGAGTGAAACGAAGCGGCTGGCACACCGCAACGGTTAGCGGCATGGTCGCGTTGGCCGCCGCTTGCGGATTGACTGATGCCGGCTCCGCCCAAGCGCCGCCTCCGCAGCGTTGGTTCAACTGGCTGCCCGACGCGGGCTTCGATTTGAACCATTGGGACTCCGCTCCCGAAGTGGACCGCGGGCCGCTCGTCACTCGCACTTATGCTGTAGCCAAAGCCCTCGAGCGGATCGCCGACGACGAGCGGTCCGAAGACAAGGCTGCGCGGAAGCTGAAAGCGCTCTTGATCCACACCCTAGCGGGCATGGAGGGGCATTACCGCTCGCCGGACAAGGCGGCTGCGGCAGTGGCCCTTCCGGCGCCCGTCGCGACTCGCCTGCAAGAGCCCGATATGCACGTGATGGCCGATCGTCCATCGGCGGAAGAACGCGTGACGCTGACAGGCACGGCCTTGACCGTGACGGCGTCGCCCGGCGCGCATGCGGAGATTGCCAGAAACTTACAAGCTTGGGAACAAAGCGGATTGGCTCAAATCTGTGTGGAGACGAGATTCGTGACCGACGATCGCGACATCGCCTCGGCGAGCGGAATCTCATGGCGATACTTGGAAGCGTTTTCGGCGGACGGCACTGAAACATTTGCGGCGGAAGCCAGTGGTGGCATGCCGGTGGTTCACGCCAGCGCGGCCGTTGAATACTATCTGCCGATTGCCGTGGCCAACTTAAGCCGCAAGCAAGCGTCGGCCTTTGTGAACCGTGCCCAAGACTCGCGGCAGGCGAACCTGCTCCAGGCTCCGAAAATCACGCTGTTCAATGGCCAGCGCGGCACCTTGTTTGACTTTACACAAACGCCGTTCGTCGTCGGAATTCACGAGGACCTCGCAGGACGACAGCAGCCCAAGATCGAAGTCATCGATGAAGGGACCACGCTGACGCTGCGGGCAATTCAAAGCCCCAATGATGCGAAAGTGCAGATCGAGGCGGGCGTCGAGTTGAGCGAGATCAGCGGCGTCGG